The following proteins come from a genomic window of Geminicoccaceae bacterium SCSIO 64248:
- a CDS encoding pyruvate dehydrogenase complex E1 component subunit beta: protein MPTEILMPALSPTMTEGNLATWLKKEGDKVSPGDAIAEIETDKATMEVEAIDEGVIGKILIEAGTEGVAVNTPIALLLAEDEDASALDKAEAKPAASGSQEKGSPSAGDTPTTAEKRAPKPQGDQEEPSDRASPPVAGPADARATPRVVEVVSPSADEDEIPTGTTFSKKTVRESLRDAMAEEMRRDERVFLMGEEVAEYQGAYKISQGLLDEFSAKRVIDTPITEHGFAGLGVGAAMAGLRPIVEFMTWNFAMQAIDQIINSASKTLYMAGGELGSPIVFRGPNGAAARVAAQHSQEYSSWYSHCPGLKVIAPYSAADAKGLLKAAIRDPNPVVFLENEVLYGQSFDVPDLDDFTLPIGKARVLRQGKDVTITAFSLMVGRAIEAADALAEMGIEAEVIDLRTIRPLDRATVVNSVKKTNRLISLEEGWPQSGIGAELAAVAMEDAFDYLDAPVVRITGKDVPMPYAANLERLALPQAKDVIEAARAVCYR, encoded by the coding sequence ATGCCCACCGAAATTTTGATGCCTGCGCTGTCGCCGACCATGACCGAGGGCAACCTCGCCACATGGCTGAAGAAGGAAGGCGACAAGGTCAGCCCGGGCGACGCGATCGCCGAGATCGAGACCGACAAGGCGACCATGGAGGTCGAGGCGATCGATGAAGGCGTGATCGGCAAGATCCTGATCGAGGCCGGAACCGAGGGCGTCGCGGTCAACACGCCGATCGCCCTTCTGCTGGCCGAGGACGAGGACGCGAGCGCGCTCGACAAGGCCGAGGCGAAGCCCGCCGCGTCCGGCTCGCAGGAGAAGGGCTCGCCGTCGGCCGGCGACACGCCGACAACCGCCGAGAAGCGCGCGCCGAAGCCTCAGGGCGACCAGGAGGAGCCGTCGGATCGGGCCAGCCCGCCCGTGGCCGGTCCGGCCGATGCGCGCGCGACGCCCCGCGTGGTCGAAGTCGTCTCGCCCAGCGCGGACGAGGACGAGATCCCGACCGGCACGACGTTCAGCAAGAAGACCGTGCGCGAATCCCTGCGCGACGCCATGGCCGAGGAGATGCGCCGCGACGAGCGCGTCTTCCTCATGGGCGAGGAGGTCGCGGAGTATCAGGGCGCGTACAAGATCAGCCAGGGCCTGCTCGACGAGTTCAGCGCCAAGCGCGTGATCGACACGCCGATCACCGAGCACGGCTTCGCCGGCCTGGGCGTCGGCGCCGCCATGGCGGGCCTGCGGCCGATCGTCGAGTTCATGACCTGGAACTTCGCCATGCAGGCGATCGACCAGATCATCAACTCCGCGTCCAAGACCCTCTACATGGCGGGTGGCGAGCTCGGCTCGCCGATCGTCTTCCGCGGACCCAACGGTGCGGCGGCGCGCGTCGCCGCGCAGCACAGCCAGGAATACAGCTCCTGGTACAGCCATTGTCCCGGCCTCAAGGTCATCGCGCCCTATTCTGCGGCCGACGCCAAGGGCCTGCTCAAGGCGGCGATCCGCGACCCTAACCCGGTCGTCTTCCTCGAGAACGAGGTGCTCTACGGCCAGAGCTTCGACGTGCCCGATCTCGACGACTTCACCTTGCCGATCGGCAAGGCGCGCGTGCTGCGGCAGGGCAAGGACGTGACCATCACGGCGTTCTCGCTGATGGTCGGCCGTGCGATCGAGGCCGCCGACGCCTTGGCCGAGATGGGCATCGAGGCGGAGGTCATCGACCTGCGCACGATCCGGCCGCTCGACCGCGCGACCGTCGTCAATTCGGTCAAGAAGACCAACCGCCTGATCAGCCTCGAGGAAGGCTGGCCGCAATCCGGCATCGGCGCCGAGCTGGCGGCGGTCGCGATGGAGGACGCGTTCGACTATCTGGACGCGCCCGTCGTGCGCATCACCGGCAAGGACGTTCCCATGCCCTACGCCGCGAATCTGGAGCGTTTGGCGCTGCCTCAAGCCAAGGACGTGATCGAGGCGGCCCGCGCCGTCTGCTATCGCTGA
- the pdhA gene encoding pyruvate dehydrogenase (acetyl-transferring) E1 component subunit alpha encodes MATAKRRTAVRAVDNENNRADALPDKDVLSAYYRDMLLIRRFEEKAGQLYGMGLIGGFCHLYIGQEAVAVGIQHALKPGDSVITGYRDHGHMLVTGMEAKRVMAELTGRVTGYSKGKGGSMHMFARDKGFYGGHGIVGAQVPLGSGIAFAHKYREDGGVAICYLGDGAVNQGQVYEAFNMASLWKLPILYVIENNQYGMGTSVKRASATIELYKRGEAHGIPGDRIDGMDVLKVRDAANQMIEAIRKGEGPHIMEAMTYRYRGHSMSDPAKYRSKQEVEQMRTEQDPIERLRKMVLENELFSENELKDIDKAVRAEVNEAATFAQESPEPDESELWTDILLDAKEEEKV; translated from the coding sequence ATGGCCACCGCGAAGCGTAGGACGGCGGTAAGGGCCGTCGATAACGAGAACAATCGAGCCGACGCGCTTCCCGACAAGGACGTGCTCAGCGCGTACTACCGGGACATGCTCCTCATCCGCCGGTTCGAGGAGAAGGCCGGCCAACTCTACGGCATGGGCCTGATCGGCGGCTTCTGCCACCTCTATATCGGCCAGGAAGCGGTTGCGGTCGGCATCCAGCACGCCCTGAAGCCGGGCGACTCCGTGATCACCGGCTATCGTGACCATGGCCACATGCTCGTGACGGGCATGGAGGCGAAGCGCGTCATGGCCGAGCTGACCGGGCGCGTCACCGGCTACTCCAAGGGCAAGGGCGGCTCGATGCACATGTTCGCCCGCGACAAGGGATTCTACGGCGGTCACGGCATCGTGGGCGCGCAGGTCCCGCTCGGCTCGGGCATCGCCTTCGCGCACAAATACCGCGAGGACGGCGGCGTCGCGATCTGCTATCTCGGCGACGGCGCGGTGAACCAGGGGCAGGTCTACGAGGCCTTCAACATGGCCAGCCTCTGGAAGCTGCCGATCCTCTACGTGATCGAGAACAACCAGTACGGCATGGGCACCTCGGTCAAGCGCGCCTCGGCGACGATCGAGCTGTACAAGCGCGGCGAGGCCCACGGCATTCCGGGCGACCGCATCGACGGCATGGACGTCCTCAAGGTCCGCGACGCAGCGAACCAGATGATCGAGGCGATCCGCAAGGGCGAGGGGCCGCACATCATGGAGGCGATGACCTATCGCTATCGCGGCCACTCCATGTCCGATCCGGCGAAGTACCGCTCGAAGCAGGAAGTCGAGCAGATGCGCACCGAGCAGGACCCGATCGAGCGGCTGCGCAAGATGGTCCTGGAGAACGAGCTCTTCAGCGAGAACGAGCTCAAGGACATCGACAAGGCGGTGCGTGCCGAGGTCAACGAGGCGGCCACGTTCGCGCAGGAAAGCCCGGAGCCGGACGAGTCGGAACTCTGGACGGACATCCTGCTCGACGCCAAGGAAGAAGAAAAAGTCTGA
- a CDS encoding CTP synthase, whose amino-acid sequence MARFVFITGGVVSSLGKGLASAALGALLQARGYKVRLRKLDPYLNVDPGTMSPYQHGEVFVTDDGAETDLDLGHYERFTGVSARGTDSISAGRVYANVIARERRGDYLGGTVQVVPHVTDEIKRFIQADIGDADFVLCEIGGTIGDIEGLPFLEAIRQLGYELGREHAAYIHVTLVPYIASAGELKTKPTQHSVAELRGIGIQPDVLLCRSEKPLPPDARRKIALQCSVREQAVIPALDVGTIYEVPIAYHGHGLDTELLRTFGINGAPAPDLSRWRAVVDGIKAPEGEVTIAVVGKYTQLLDAYKSLDEALRHGGIANRVSVRTRWVESEIFEREDAAPYLSDVHGILVPGGFGERGVEGKIDAVRFARQRQVPFLGICFGMQMAVIEAAREMAGIASANSTEFGPAEHPVVGLMTEWMRGNATESRNEGGDLGGTMRLGSYPCELRDGSLARDIYGQDLIHERHRHRYEVNINYKDRLEEAGLLFSGMSPDGRLPEIVELPGHPWFVGVQFHPELKSRLFEPHPLFASFIGAAVTQSRLV is encoded by the coding sequence ATGGCGCGATTTGTGTTCATTACCGGCGGCGTGGTCTCTTCCCTGGGGAAGGGGCTGGCTTCCGCGGCTCTGGGCGCCCTGCTCCAGGCGCGCGGCTACAAGGTGCGCCTGCGCAAGCTCGATCCGTACCTGAATGTCGATCCCGGCACGATGAGCCCGTACCAGCACGGCGAGGTCTTCGTGACCGACGACGGCGCCGAGACCGATCTCGATCTCGGCCATTACGAACGGTTCACGGGCGTCTCGGCGCGCGGCACGGACAGCATCAGCGCCGGCCGCGTCTATGCCAACGTCATCGCCCGCGAGCGGCGCGGCGACTATCTCGGCGGCACGGTCCAGGTCGTCCCGCACGTCACCGACGAGATCAAGCGCTTCATCCAGGCGGACATCGGCGACGCCGACTTCGTCCTGTGCGAGATCGGCGGCACGATCGGCGACATCGAGGGCCTGCCCTTCCTGGAGGCGATCCGGCAGCTGGGCTACGAGCTTGGCCGCGAGCATGCCGCCTATATCCACGTCACGCTCGTGCCGTACATCGCGTCGGCCGGCGAGCTGAAGACCAAGCCGACCCAGCACTCCGTGGCGGAACTGCGCGGCATCGGCATCCAGCCCGACGTGCTGCTCTGCCGGTCCGAGAAGCCGCTCCCGCCCGACGCCCGGCGCAAGATCGCGCTTCAGTGCAGCGTGCGCGAGCAGGCCGTCATCCCGGCGCTCGACGTCGGCACGATCTACGAAGTCCCGATCGCCTATCACGGCCACGGCCTCGATACCGAGCTCCTGCGCACGTTCGGCATCAACGGCGCGCCGGCGCCCGACCTGTCGCGCTGGCGCGCGGTCGTCGATGGCATCAAGGCGCCGGAAGGCGAGGTCACCATCGCCGTCGTCGGCAAGTACACCCAGCTGCTCGACGCCTACAAATCGCTGGACGAGGCGCTGCGCCACGGCGGCATCGCGAACCGGGTCAGCGTCCGGACCCGCTGGGTCGAAAGCGAGATCTTCGAGCGCGAGGACGCCGCCCCGTACCTGTCCGACGTGCACGGCATCCTGGTGCCCGGCGGCTTCGGCGAGCGCGGCGTCGAGGGCAAGATCGACGCGGTGCGCTTCGCCCGCCAGCGCCAGGTGCCGTTCCTCGGCATCTGCTTCGGCATGCAGATGGCGGTGATCGAGGCGGCGCGGGAGATGGCCGGGATCGCCAGCGCGAACTCGACCGAGTTCGGGCCGGCCGAGCATCCCGTCGTCGGCCTGATGACCGAATGGATGCGCGGCAACGCGACGGAAAGCCGGAACGAAGGCGGCGACCTCGGCGGGACCATGCGCCTGGGCAGCTATCCGTGCGAACTGCGGGACGGCAGCCTGGCGCGCGACATCTACGGCCAGGATCTGATCCACGAGCGGCATCGCCACCGCTACGAGGTCAACATCAACTACAAGGACCGCCTCGAGGAGGCGGGGCTTCTCTTCTCGGGCATGTCGCCGGACGGCCGGCTGCCCGAGATCGTGGAGCTGCCCGGCCATCCCTGGTTCGTCGGCGTCCAGTTCCATCCCGAGCTGAAGTCGCGCCTGTTCGAGCCGCATCCCCTGTTCGCCTCCTTCATCGGCGCGGCCGTCACTCAGTCCCGTCTGGTATGA
- the secG gene encoding preprotein translocase subunit SecG, translating to MHTVLLILHLVIALTMVGVILVQRSEGGGLGIGGGGGGGGGGGFGGLMSTRGSANFLTRTTSILAGCFVLTSLLLAILAGQTSTPGSLLDSMPAGPAGSPAAPAPESNAPAAPEAPAAPPAPAAPAAPVAQ from the coding sequence ATGCATACCGTACTTCTGATCCTCCATCTCGTGATCGCCCTGACCATGGTCGGCGTGATCCTCGTTCAGCGGAGCGAGGGCGGCGGCCTGGGCATTGGCGGCGGTGGCGGAGGCGGCGGCGGCGGCGGATTCGGCGGCCTGATGTCGACCCGGGGCTCCGCGAACTTCCTGACGCGGACGACCAGCATCCTGGCCGGGTGCTTCGTTTTGACCAGCCTGCTCCTCGCCATCTTGGCGGGCCAGACCAGCACGCCGGGCTCGCTGCTCGATTCGATGCCGGCCGGTCCGGCGGGAAGCCCGGCCGCCCCGGCGCCCGAGAGCAATGCGCCGGCCGCTCCGGAGGCGCCTGCCGCGCCGCCGGCACCCGCGGCTCCGGCCGCGCCGGTGGCGCAGTAG
- the eno gene encoding phosphopyruvate hydratase, which yields MSETDIVAIRGRQILDSRGNPTVEVDIELECGAVGRAAVPSGASTGVREALELRDKDASVYGGKGVLQAVEAVNGEITDVLLGLDALQQVAIDQTLIQLDGTDNKGRLGANATLGASLAVAKAAADALDIPLYRHVGGVNARVLPVPMMNVINGGAHADNAIDFQEFMIMPVGADSFADALRIGAEIFHSLRKALKDAGHNTNVGDEGGFAPNLKSADEALSYLVRATEAAGYSVGDDVTFALDVASSEFFKDGRYDMAGEGRQADADGMIRIYEDLVGRYPITSIEDGMAEGDWDGWASLTRVLGGKVQLVGDDLFVTNPAILEEGIRKGIANALLVKVNQIGTLTETLEAVQMAHMASYRCVMSHRSGETEDATIADLAVATNCGQIKTGSLSRSDRLAKYNQLLRIEEQLDTAGRYAGRAVLRAA from the coding sequence ATGAGTGAAACCGACATCGTCGCCATCCGTGGCCGTCAGATCCTCGACAGCCGCGGCAACCCCACGGTCGAGGTCGACATCGAGTTGGAATGCGGTGCTGTGGGTCGTGCGGCCGTCCCGTCGGGCGCCAGCACGGGGGTGCGTGAAGCCCTGGAGCTTCGCGACAAGGACGCCTCGGTCTATGGCGGCAAGGGGGTGCTTCAGGCGGTCGAGGCGGTCAACGGCGAGATCACCGACGTGCTGCTCGGCCTGGACGCCCTGCAGCAGGTCGCCATCGACCAGACCCTGATCCAGCTGGACGGCACGGACAACAAGGGCAGGCTCGGCGCCAACGCCACGCTGGGTGCCAGCCTCGCGGTCGCCAAGGCGGCCGCCGACGCGCTCGACATCCCGCTCTATCGTCATGTCGGCGGCGTCAACGCCCGCGTGCTTCCCGTCCCGATGATGAACGTGATCAATGGCGGCGCGCACGCGGACAACGCGATCGACTTCCAGGAATTCATGATCATGCCCGTCGGCGCGGACAGCTTCGCCGACGCCCTGCGGATCGGCGCCGAGATCTTCCACAGCCTGCGCAAGGCCCTCAAGGACGCCGGGCACAACACCAATGTCGGCGACGAGGGCGGCTTCGCGCCCAACCTGAAGAGCGCGGACGAGGCGCTCAGCTACCTCGTCCGGGCGACCGAGGCGGCCGGCTACAGCGTGGGCGACGACGTTACCTTCGCGCTCGACGTCGCCAGCTCCGAGTTCTTCAAGGACGGCCGCTACGACATGGCGGGCGAGGGGCGCCAGGCCGACGCCGACGGCATGATCCGGATCTACGAGGACCTGGTCGGGCGCTATCCCATCACCTCGATCGAGGACGGCATGGCCGAGGGCGACTGGGACGGCTGGGCGTCGCTGACCCGCGTCCTGGGCGGCAAGGTCCAGCTGGTAGGCGACGATCTGTTCGTCACCAACCCCGCGATCCTCGAGGAGGGCATCCGGAAGGGCATCGCCAACGCGCTTCTGGTCAAGGTCAACCAGATCGGCACCCTGACCGAGACGCTGGAGGCGGTCCAGATGGCGCACATGGCCAGCTATCGCTGCGTCATGTCGCATCGCTCGGGCGAGACCGAGGACGCCACCATCGCCGACCTCGCCGTCGCGACCAATTGCGGACAGATCAAGACGGGCTCGCTTTCCCGCTCCGACCGGCTTGCCAAGTACAACCAGCTCCTGCGGATCGAGGAACAGCTCGACACGGCGGGCCGCTATGCCGGCCGTGCCGTCCTTCGCGCCGCCTGA
- a CDS encoding septum formation initiator family protein — translation MAIGGGRRTWRRGLRRAWPPLLLLLVLLYFGIQAMRGERGLYAWLAVQDDTRDLQGELERLKGERVRLEQRVQQLRQESIDPDRLEEELRKLGYAGPDELIILEPNDEDAPPP, via the coding sequence ATGGCCATTGGGGGAGGCAGGCGAACCTGGCGACGAGGCCTGCGGCGGGCGTGGCCGCCGCTGCTCCTGCTCCTCGTCCTCCTCTATTTCGGCATCCAGGCCATGCGCGGCGAGCGTGGCCTGTACGCATGGCTGGCCGTGCAGGACGACACGCGCGACCTTCAGGGCGAGCTCGAGCGTCTGAAGGGGGAGCGCGTGCGTCTGGAGCAGCGGGTGCAGCAGCTGCGCCAGGAGTCGATCGACCCGGATCGGCTCGAGGAGGAACTGCGTAAGCTGGGCTATGCCGGGCCCGACGAGCTCATCATTCTCGAACCGAATGATGAGGATGCGCCTCCGCCATGA
- the kdsA gene encoding 3-deoxy-8-phosphooctulonate synthase encodes MNTVTVGNVAFANDKPFVLIAGPCAIESRAHALETAAVLVEITGKLGIGLVYKSSFDKANRTSAASARGIGMAQGLEILADVRATHGVPVITDVHERKQCAPTAEAVDILQIPAFLCRQTDLLQAAAETGAAIHIKKGQFLAPWDMKNVAAKLEAFGSRRILLCERGTSFGYNTLVSDMRGLPEMAATGWPVVFDATHSVQQPGGQGATSGGQRQYVPVLARAALAVGVAGVFIETHQDPDRAPSDGPNMVPLARLPELLETLKAFDQLSKRFPLKLL; translated from the coding sequence ATGAACACCGTGACCGTCGGCAACGTCGCCTTCGCCAACGACAAGCCCTTCGTCCTGATCGCGGGGCCGTGCGCGATCGAGAGCCGGGCGCACGCCCTGGAGACGGCGGCTGTGCTGGTCGAGATCACCGGCAAGCTGGGTATCGGCCTGGTCTACAAGTCGTCCTTCGACAAGGCGAACCGGACGAGCGCCGCCTCGGCGCGCGGCATCGGCATGGCCCAGGGCCTCGAGATCCTGGCGGACGTGCGCGCCACCCACGGCGTGCCGGTCATCACCGACGTGCACGAGCGCAAGCAGTGCGCGCCCACGGCCGAGGCCGTCGACATCCTCCAGATCCCCGCCTTTCTCTGCCGCCAGACCGACCTGCTCCAGGCCGCCGCCGAGACCGGCGCGGCGATCCACATCAAGAAGGGGCAGTTCCTGGCGCCGTGGGACATGAAGAACGTCGCCGCCAAGCTCGAGGCGTTCGGCTCGCGGCGCATCCTGCTCTGCGAGCGCGGCACCAGCTTCGGGTACAACACGCTGGTGAGCGACATGCGCGGGCTGCCGGAGATGGCCGCGACCGGCTGGCCGGTCGTCTTCGATGCGACCCACAGCGTGCAGCAGCCGGGCGGGCAGGGGGCGACCAGCGGCGGCCAGCGCCAGTACGTTCCGGTGCTGGCACGTGCGGCCCTCGCGGTCGGCGTCGCCGGCGTGTTCATCGAGACGCATCAGGATCCCGACCGCGCGCCCAGCGACGGTCCGAACATGGTGCCGCTTGCGCGCCTGCCGGAATTGCTGGAAACGCTCAAGGCGTTCGACCAGCTGAGCAAGCGCTTCCCCCTGAAGCTTCTGTGA
- a CDS encoding pyruvate dehydrogenase complex dihydrolipoamide acetyltransferase, which translates to MPIEILMPALSPTMTEGNLATWHKQPGDEVKAGDVIAEIETDKATMEVEAVDEGKLGKILIDAGAEGVAVNTPIALLLEEGEDESALESYGGDKGGNGKSEAKAEPAVKPDSEPAAASKGYGMSGEEAPADPAARKDSPAPAPKPAANGHAKGDRVFASPLARRLAEQAGLDLASLKGSGPHGRIVKRDVEAAASSGAGGKAPQQEAAPAEAKAPVQAPAPAAAPPPPASDRPHEEVKLNNMRKTIARRLTEAKQTVPHFYLDVDIEIDALLALRKQLNERPNAKAKLSVNDFVIKASALALRDVPDSNACWGGDKILKYNVVDLSIAVALDGGLITPVIRDADQKSLSTLSTEMKALAEKARAGKLKPEEYQGGSFSISNLGMYGVKSFAAVINPPQGSILAVGAGEQRAVVKGGELKVATVMSVCLSVDHRVVDGALGAEWLKVFKAYVEDPMSMLV; encoded by the coding sequence ATGCCGATCGAAATCCTGATGCCGGCTCTGTCGCCGACCATGACCGAGGGCAACCTCGCGACCTGGCACAAGCAGCCGGGCGACGAGGTCAAGGCCGGCGATGTCATCGCCGAGATCGAGACCGACAAGGCGACCATGGAGGTCGAGGCGGTCGACGAGGGCAAGCTCGGCAAGATCCTGATCGACGCCGGCGCCGAGGGCGTCGCGGTCAACACGCCGATCGCGCTCCTGCTGGAGGAGGGCGAGGACGAGTCGGCGCTCGAAAGCTATGGCGGCGACAAGGGCGGCAACGGCAAGAGCGAAGCGAAGGCCGAGCCGGCCGTGAAGCCGGACAGCGAGCCGGCTGCCGCGTCCAAGGGCTATGGCATGAGCGGCGAGGAAGCTCCGGCCGATCCTGCCGCGCGCAAGGATTCGCCGGCACCCGCGCCCAAGCCGGCGGCCAACGGCCATGCCAAGGGCGATCGCGTGTTCGCCAGTCCCCTGGCCCGCCGGCTGGCCGAACAGGCCGGGCTCGATCTCGCTTCCCTCAAGGGCTCGGGACCGCACGGACGGATCGTGAAGCGCGACGTCGAGGCGGCGGCATCGTCCGGCGCGGGCGGGAAGGCGCCGCAGCAGGAAGCGGCACCGGCCGAGGCCAAGGCACCCGTGCAGGCTCCGGCTCCCGCCGCAGCGCCTCCACCGCCGGCAAGCGACCGGCCGCACGAGGAGGTCAAGCTCAACAACATGCGCAAGACGATCGCGCGCCGCCTGACCGAGGCGAAGCAGACCGTCCCGCATTTCTATCTCGACGTCGACATCGAGATCGACGCGCTGCTCGCCCTGCGCAAGCAGCTGAACGAACGGCCGAACGCCAAGGCGAAGCTTTCGGTCAACGATTTCGTCATCAAGGCGTCGGCGCTCGCACTGCGCGACGTGCCGGACTCGAACGCTTGCTGGGGCGGCGACAAGATCCTGAAATACAACGTCGTGGACCTGTCGATCGCGGTCGCGCTCGACGGCGGCCTGATCACGCCGGTTATCCGCGACGCCGACCAGAAGAGCCTCTCGACGCTCTCGACCGAGATGAAGGCCCTGGCCGAGAAGGCCCGCGCCGGCAAGCTCAAGCCCGAGGAGTACCAGGGCGGCAGCTTCAGCATCTCCAATCTCGGCATGTACGGCGTGAAGAGCTTCGCGGCCGTGATCAACCCGCCGCAAGGCTCGATCCTGGCGGTCGGCGCGGGCGAGCAGCGGGCCGTGGTCAAGGGCGGCGAGCTCAAGGTCGCGACCGTGATGAGCGTGTGCCTGTCGGTCGACCACCGCGTGGTCGACGGCGCGCTCGGCGCCGAGTGGCTCAAGGTCTTCAAGGCCTATGTCGAGGACCCGATGAGCATGCTCGTCTAG
- the tpiA gene encoding triose-phosphate isomerase, giving the protein MSLPKPLIIGNWKMHGLSAELETLVRALAKRHAETPKPGTLGICPPFTLLIPAKAVLQGSGILLGGQTCHAKGQGAFTGDISAAMLADAGCEIVLLGHSERRAGLGETDADVKAKAEATLSAGLTPVVCIGETEDQYVAGETLDVLGAQIDGSLPDGADAERLVVAYEPIWAIGTGRTPTMDEIAKVHAFIGERLAAAGVSGTPVLYGGSVKPDNAAAILALDGVDGVLVGGASLKVDDFFTIYAAGAGTAA; this is encoded by the coding sequence ATGTCGCTGCCGAAGCCCCTGATCATCGGCAATTGGAAGATGCACGGCCTCAGCGCTGAGCTGGAGACGCTCGTGCGCGCGCTCGCCAAGCGCCATGCCGAGACGCCGAAGCCGGGCACGCTCGGCATCTGCCCGCCCTTCACGCTCCTCATCCCGGCGAAGGCCGTCCTGCAGGGCAGCGGCATCCTCCTGGGCGGCCAGACCTGCCACGCCAAGGGGCAGGGCGCGTTTACCGGCGACATCTCGGCGGCCATGCTGGCCGACGCCGGCTGCGAGATCGTGCTGCTGGGACATTCCGAGCGCCGGGCCGGGCTGGGCGAGACCGACGCCGACGTCAAGGCCAAGGCCGAGGCCACGCTCTCGGCCGGATTGACGCCCGTCGTCTGCATCGGCGAGACGGAGGACCAGTATGTCGCCGGCGAGACGCTGGACGTGCTGGGCGCGCAGATCGACGGCAGCCTGCCCGATGGAGCCGACGCGGAACGGCTGGTCGTGGCCTACGAGCCGATTTGGGCGATCGGCACCGGCCGCACGCCGACCATGGACGAGATCGCCAAGGTCCACGCGTTCATCGGCGAGCGCCTGGCGGCGGCCGGCGTGTCCGGAACGCCGGTCCTCTATGGCGGTTCGGTCAAGCCGGACAACGCGGCCGCCATTCTCGCGCTGGATGGCGTCGACGGCGTGCTGGTCGGCGGCGCCAGCTTAAAGGTCGACGACTTCTTCACTATCTACGCAGCAGGGGCCGGAACGGCCGCCTGA